A window of Solea solea chromosome 18, fSolSol10.1, whole genome shotgun sequence contains these coding sequences:
- the LOC131444618 gene encoding endophilin-B1-like isoform X2 codes for MDLTRLAVDAGQFINRAIQFTGESLGQAGRTELYPGLEELLTRAEATKTCTDKIISQTEVLLLPNPGARLEDRLYEHLEWSVPPRPRANELLGNEMTQAGLEIGSTTPYGAALLRCGEVQKQLSDEERKFVQSTNIHFLSPLRSYTEGEYRAIQDERRMLLNRRLDLDIAKSRLRKAHEAEREDRSLNANPLDEDHRSHVSYMFSFLRVKWLKIWAQQISQTNHLRSLTDFVEAQACYFDQCNQHAQELQKQLASIPAVLCSNNWLSEVGHQPPTSNHVVKERSGSNQVTSLPLVVHHLPDFNQDSWTVNPPSVNGKTTTDSSVHTQLLDTTNNNNNNNNNNEGHSSEKSRYFSAATQAVYVSTSNSDNHTTDRLAAAEAAASGHAVENSSAAAISNDAGHKMTTPSPRPSQPSATLTESQMENAVSSETMATSAVADKLQASIETANEQLVINEEDVQESQSDRDFHRDVAE; via the exons ATGGATCTGACACGGTTAGCTGTGGATGCGGGTCAGTTCATCAACCGAGCTATTCag TTCACCGGTGAGAGCCTGGGTCAGGCGGGGAGGACAGAGCTGTACCCGGGTCTAGAGGAGCTTCTGACCCGAGCTGAAGCCACCAAGACCTGCACGGACAAGATAATCTCTCAGACTGAAGTGTTACTGCTGCCTAACCCCG GAGCACGGTTGGAGGATCGGCTGTATGAGCATCTGGAATGGAGCGTCCCACCAAGACCTCGTGCCAATGAGCTTCTAGGAAATGAAATGACCCAGGCTGGACTAGAGATTGGATCCACCACACCCTATG gAGCCGCTTTGCTCAGGTGTGGAGAAGTTCAGAAGCAGCTCAGCGATGAAGAGCGGAAGTTTGTCCAAAGCACCAACATCCACTTTCTCAGCCCTCTGCGGAGTTACACTGAGGGGGAATATAGAGCCATACAA GACGAGCGCAGGATGTTGCTGAACAGGCGTCTGGACTTGGACATCGCTAAATCCAGGCTGAGGAAAGCCCATGAGGCTGAGCGAGAGGACAGa AGCCTAAATGCAAACCCACTGGACGAAGACCACAGGTCTCATGTCTCCTACATGTTCAGCTTCCTGCGTGTGAAGTGGCTAAAG ATTTGGGCCCAGCAAATCTCTCAG acCAACCACTTGCGGAGCCTGACGGACTTTGTGGAGGCTCAGGCTTGTTACTTTGACCAGTGCAACCAACATGCACAGGAACTTCAGAAACAGCTGGCAAG TATTCCAGCAGTGCTGTGCTCTAATAACTGGCTGTCAGAAGTCGGTCACCAGCCACCAACAAGCAACCATGTAGTCAAAGAGCGCAGTGGGTCAAATCAGGTTACTTCACTTCCCCTGGTCGTCCATCACCTTCCAGATTTCAACCAGGACTCGTGGACCGTGAATCCACCGTCCGTAAATGGAAAGACAACCACAGATTCCTCGGTGCACACTCAGCTGCTGGACAcgacaaataacaacaacaacaataacaacaacaatgaaggCCACTCAAGTGAAAAGAGCAGGTACTTTTCTGCAGCCACCCAAGCTGTTTACGTCTCTACATCAAATTCAGACAATCACACGACAGATCGGCTCGCAGCTGCTGAAGCCGCAGCTTCAGGCCACGCGGTGGAAAACAGCTCTGCAGCTGCGATAAGCAATGACGCGGGTCATAAAATGACAACGCCGTCCCCTCGACCTTCACAACCGAGCGCAACTCTGACTGAATCTCAGATGGAAAACGCAGTGTCTAGTGAAACCATGGCAACCAGTGCAGTGGCTGATAAGCTCCAAGCGTCTATTGAAACGGCAAACGAGCAGCTCGTTATTAATGAAGAAGACGTGCAGGAGTCGCAGTCAGACAGAGACTTTCACAGGGATGTAGCAGAATAA
- the LOC131444618 gene encoding endophilin-B1-like isoform X1, whose amino-acid sequence MDLTRLAVDAGQFINRAIQFTGESLGQAGRTELYPGLEELLTRAEATKTCTDKIISQTEVLLLPNPGARLEDRLYEHLEWSVPPRPRANELLGNEMTQAGLEIGSTTPYGAALLRCGEVQKQLSDEERKFVQSTNIHFLSPLRSYTEGEYRAIQDERRMLLNRRLDLDIAKSRLRKAHEAEREDRSLNANPLDEDHRSHVSYMFSFLRVKWLKIWAQQISQAEMELSICQSLFDRQSEITRRALEGISNTHTNHLRSLTDFVEAQACYFDQCNQHAQELQKQLASIPAVLCSNNWLSEVGHQPPTSNHVVKERSGSNQVTSLPLVVHHLPDFNQDSWTVNPPSVNGKTTTDSSVHTQLLDTTNNNNNNNNNNEGHSSEKSRYFSAATQAVYVSTSNSDNHTTDRLAAAEAAASGHAVENSSAAAISNDAGHKMTTPSPRPSQPSATLTESQMENAVSSETMATSAVADKLQASIETANEQLVINEEDVQESQSDRDFHRDVAE is encoded by the exons ATGGATCTGACACGGTTAGCTGTGGATGCGGGTCAGTTCATCAACCGAGCTATTCag TTCACCGGTGAGAGCCTGGGTCAGGCGGGGAGGACAGAGCTGTACCCGGGTCTAGAGGAGCTTCTGACCCGAGCTGAAGCCACCAAGACCTGCACGGACAAGATAATCTCTCAGACTGAAGTGTTACTGCTGCCTAACCCCG GAGCACGGTTGGAGGATCGGCTGTATGAGCATCTGGAATGGAGCGTCCCACCAAGACCTCGTGCCAATGAGCTTCTAGGAAATGAAATGACCCAGGCTGGACTAGAGATTGGATCCACCACACCCTATG gAGCCGCTTTGCTCAGGTGTGGAGAAGTTCAGAAGCAGCTCAGCGATGAAGAGCGGAAGTTTGTCCAAAGCACCAACATCCACTTTCTCAGCCCTCTGCGGAGTTACACTGAGGGGGAATATAGAGCCATACAA GACGAGCGCAGGATGTTGCTGAACAGGCGTCTGGACTTGGACATCGCTAAATCCAGGCTGAGGAAAGCCCATGAGGCTGAGCGAGAGGACAGa AGCCTAAATGCAAACCCACTGGACGAAGACCACAGGTCTCATGTCTCCTACATGTTCAGCTTCCTGCGTGTGAAGTGGCTAAAG ATTTGGGCCCAGCAAATCTCTCAG gcggAGATGGAGCTGAGTATCTGTCAGAGTCTGTTTGATCGACAGTCAGAAATTACAAGACGGGCTCTGGAAGGAATCAGCAACACACAC acCAACCACTTGCGGAGCCTGACGGACTTTGTGGAGGCTCAGGCTTGTTACTTTGACCAGTGCAACCAACATGCACAGGAACTTCAGAAACAGCTGGCAAG TATTCCAGCAGTGCTGTGCTCTAATAACTGGCTGTCAGAAGTCGGTCACCAGCCACCAACAAGCAACCATGTAGTCAAAGAGCGCAGTGGGTCAAATCAGGTTACTTCACTTCCCCTGGTCGTCCATCACCTTCCAGATTTCAACCAGGACTCGTGGACCGTGAATCCACCGTCCGTAAATGGAAAGACAACCACAGATTCCTCGGTGCACACTCAGCTGCTGGACAcgacaaataacaacaacaacaataacaacaacaatgaaggCCACTCAAGTGAAAAGAGCAGGTACTTTTCTGCAGCCACCCAAGCTGTTTACGTCTCTACATCAAATTCAGACAATCACACGACAGATCGGCTCGCAGCTGCTGAAGCCGCAGCTTCAGGCCACGCGGTGGAAAACAGCTCTGCAGCTGCGATAAGCAATGACGCGGGTCATAAAATGACAACGCCGTCCCCTCGACCTTCACAACCGAGCGCAACTCTGACTGAATCTCAGATGGAAAACGCAGTGTCTAGTGAAACCATGGCAACCAGTGCAGTGGCTGATAAGCTCCAAGCGTCTATTGAAACGGCAAACGAGCAGCTCGTTATTAATGAAGAAGACGTGCAGGAGTCGCAGTCAGACAGAGACTTTCACAGGGATGTAGCAGAATAA
- the LOC131444618 gene encoding endophilin-B1-like isoform X3 codes for MDLTRLAVDAGQFINRAIQFTGESLGQAGRTELYPGLEELLTRAEATKTCTDKIISQTEVLLLPNPGARLEDRLYEHLEWSVPPRPRANELLGNEMTQAGLEIGSTTPYGAALLRCGEVQKQLSDEERKFVQSTNIHFLSPLRSYTEGEYRAIQDERRMLLNRRLDLDIAKSRLRKAHEAEREDRSLNANPLDEDHRSHVSYMFSFLRVKWLKIWAQQISQAEMELSICQSLFDRQSEITRRALEGISNTHTNHLRSLTDFVEAQACYFDQCNQHAQELQKQLASIPAVLCSNNWLSEVGHQPPTSNHVVKERSGSNQVTSLPLVVHHLPDFNQDSWTVNPPSVNGKTTTDSSVHTQLLDTTNNNNNNNNNNEGHSSEKSRLRRFAVDPRIREGLDRRQRG; via the exons ATGGATCTGACACGGTTAGCTGTGGATGCGGGTCAGTTCATCAACCGAGCTATTCag TTCACCGGTGAGAGCCTGGGTCAGGCGGGGAGGACAGAGCTGTACCCGGGTCTAGAGGAGCTTCTGACCCGAGCTGAAGCCACCAAGACCTGCACGGACAAGATAATCTCTCAGACTGAAGTGTTACTGCTGCCTAACCCCG GAGCACGGTTGGAGGATCGGCTGTATGAGCATCTGGAATGGAGCGTCCCACCAAGACCTCGTGCCAATGAGCTTCTAGGAAATGAAATGACCCAGGCTGGACTAGAGATTGGATCCACCACACCCTATG gAGCCGCTTTGCTCAGGTGTGGAGAAGTTCAGAAGCAGCTCAGCGATGAAGAGCGGAAGTTTGTCCAAAGCACCAACATCCACTTTCTCAGCCCTCTGCGGAGTTACACTGAGGGGGAATATAGAGCCATACAA GACGAGCGCAGGATGTTGCTGAACAGGCGTCTGGACTTGGACATCGCTAAATCCAGGCTGAGGAAAGCCCATGAGGCTGAGCGAGAGGACAGa AGCCTAAATGCAAACCCACTGGACGAAGACCACAGGTCTCATGTCTCCTACATGTTCAGCTTCCTGCGTGTGAAGTGGCTAAAG ATTTGGGCCCAGCAAATCTCTCAG gcggAGATGGAGCTGAGTATCTGTCAGAGTCTGTTTGATCGACAGTCAGAAATTACAAGACGGGCTCTGGAAGGAATCAGCAACACACAC acCAACCACTTGCGGAGCCTGACGGACTTTGTGGAGGCTCAGGCTTGTTACTTTGACCAGTGCAACCAACATGCACAGGAACTTCAGAAACAGCTGGCAAG TATTCCAGCAGTGCTGTGCTCTAATAACTGGCTGTCAGAAGTCGGTCACCAGCCACCAACAAGCAACCATGTAGTCAAAGAGCGCAGTGGGTCAAATCAGGTTACTTCACTTCCCCTGGTCGTCCATCACCTTCCAGATTTCAACCAGGACTCGTGGACCGTGAATCCACCGTCCGTAAATGGAAAGACAACCACAGATTCCTCGGTGCACACTCAGCTGCTGGACAcgacaaataacaacaacaacaataacaacaacaatgaaggCCACTCAAGTGAAAAGAGCAG